CGCTGGTCGTCGAGGCCCGGTCGGCGCGTTTCGGGGTGGCCCGGCACATGGAGCGGCCGTTGCCCACCTACGACCGCACCGCACCCGATTTCGAGCCTCTGCGCTACTGGCGCGGGCCGAGCTGGCTGAACATCGGCTGGCTGGTCCGGCGCGGGCTGCTCACGCAGGGGCATCCGGGGTTGGCCGCCGGGCTGCGCCGCTCGATGGTCGGGCTGGTGGCGGGGGCCGGCTGCCACGAGTACTTCCACCCCGACAGCGGCGTCGGGCTGGGCTCACCGGCGTTCGGCTGGACCGCCGCGCTGCTGCTCGACCTGCTGGCCGACGAACCCGCGCCCTGAGCCTGCTTTCGGCCGGGATCGGGTGGTAGCGTGCCCGGTCCCGGCGGCCAGGAGGAACAGCGTGCGCGAGATCGACAAGGTGGCCTGGATCCTCATCGAGGACGGACGGGTGCTCAGCACCCGGTCCGAGGGCAAGGACGTCTGGTACCTGCCGGGCGGCAAGCGCGAGCCGGGCGAGACCGACCTGGAGACCCTACGCCGGGAGATCGACGAGGAGTTGAGCGTCGAGGTCGAGGTGCGCGGCGCGGTGCACCTGGGCACCTTCACCGCTCAGGCGCACAGCCAGGCGGCCGGCATCACCGTGCGGATGACCTGCTACCGGGCCGGATATCAGGGCCGGTTGCGGCCGGCCAGCGAGATCGCCGAGATGGCCTGGCTCGGGTACGCCGACCGGCACCGCACCTCGCCGGTCGACCAGATCATCTTCGACCATCTGCGGGCAGAGGGCCTGCTGAGCTGACCTGACAGTTTGTCGGCCCCGGCCGGGGGTAACCGCCCGAGCGTGACCGACGGCGACGGTTTTCCGTACTTCATCGACGCGGTGTCCCGGCGGTCTGGCCTGCCGACCGAGCAGGCCGCCGCTCTCGCCCGCGCCGTGCTTCAGACGATGGCCGAACGAGTGACCGGCGGCG
The window above is part of the Micromonospora sp. LH3U1 genome. Proteins encoded here:
- a CDS encoding NUDIX hydrolase, which translates into the protein MREIDKVAWILIEDGRVLSTRSEGKDVWYLPGGKREPGETDLETLRREIDEELSVEVEVRGAVHLGTFTAQAHSQAAGITVRMTCYRAGYQGRLRPASEIAEMAWLGYADRHRTSPVDQIIFDHLRAEGLLS